A section of the Mycolicibacterium anyangense genome encodes:
- a CDS encoding amino acid ABC transporter permease, producing MSGSVLFDVPGPRALVRNRTISAVTLILIALAVWAVIAKLAGKGQLTAAKWHPFLTADLWKTYVLPGIQGTLTAAALSIVLAGIVGLLLGVGRLSHIGALRRSCAVVVEFFRAIPVLIMMIFAYFLYALYDVFPSKQLALAGVVTGLTLYNAAVIAEIVRAGVNALPRGQSEAAAALGLRPGQTMRSILLPQAITSMLPVLVSQLVVVLKDTAIGYQITFVEMVRQGTVVGSTYGNYLPALIVIAVIMIAANFALSAGATRLERRMRRSKRGATPLEAQAYEGGGGPGARLEPGD from the coding sequence ATGAGCGGTTCAGTTCTCTTCGACGTGCCCGGGCCCCGCGCACTGGTCCGTAACCGGACGATCTCCGCGGTCACCCTGATCCTGATCGCCCTCGCGGTGTGGGCGGTCATCGCCAAACTGGCCGGCAAGGGACAGCTGACCGCCGCGAAATGGCATCCGTTCCTGACTGCCGATCTCTGGAAAACCTATGTGCTGCCCGGCATTCAGGGCACGTTGACGGCCGCCGCCCTGTCGATCGTGCTGGCCGGGATTGTGGGATTGTTGCTGGGCGTCGGCAGGTTGTCGCACATCGGTGCCCTGCGCCGGAGCTGTGCGGTAGTCGTCGAGTTCTTCCGCGCCATTCCGGTGCTGATCATGATGATCTTCGCCTACTTCCTCTATGCCCTCTACGACGTTTTCCCGTCCAAGCAGCTGGCACTGGCCGGCGTGGTCACCGGGCTGACGCTCTACAACGCCGCAGTGATCGCCGAGATCGTGCGTGCGGGGGTCAACGCGCTTCCCCGCGGGCAGTCCGAGGCGGCCGCCGCGTTGGGCTTGCGTCCGGGGCAGACCATGCGCTCCATCCTTCTGCCCCAAGCGATCACATCGATGCTTCCGGTTCTGGTGTCGCAATTGGTGGTGGTGCTCAAGGACACCGCCATCGGTTATCAGATCACTTTCGTCGAGATGGTTCGCCAAGGCACGGTGGTCGGATCGACCTACGGCAACTACCTGCCGGCGCTGATCGTCATCGCGGTCATCATGATCGCGGCGAATTTCGCCCTCTCGGCCGGGGCCACCCGCTTGGAGCGCCGGATGCGCCGCTCCAAGCGTGGGGCGACGCCGCTGGAGGCGCAGGCGTACGAAGGTGGTGGCGGGCCGGGCGCGCGGCTCGAGCCAGGCGACTGA
- a CDS encoding DUF349 domain-containing protein — protein sequence MTIDETNGGESPKPTPRPGPARPVPRPHQPAAPVVAPPSSDPHRFGRVDDDGTVWLITSAGERSIGSWQAGDREAAFAHFGRRFDDLATEVTLMETRLASGSGDARKIKAAAAALAETLPTASVLGDVDGLADRLAAIRDHAEETAAADRARRDEHRATQSARKEALAAEAEELAANSTQWKSAGDRLRAILDEWRTITGLDRKTDDALWKRYSAARETFNRRRGSHFADLDRERAGAKQAKEKLCERAEELSGSTDWAATSAAFRDLLTQWKAAGRAAKDVDDTLWHRFKSAQDTFFAARNAISAERDAEFTANATAKEALLAEAEKIDTSNPDAARAALRTITDKWDAIGKVPRERQADLERRLRAVEKKVRDAADSGWTDPQAQARAEQFRARVEQFEKQAEKAEAAGRTKEAAEARASAEQWRQWADAAVEALGKKR from the coding sequence ATGACGATCGACGAAACCAACGGCGGCGAATCGCCCAAGCCGACTCCACGCCCGGGACCGGCCCGACCGGTTCCGCGCCCGCACCAGCCGGCTGCGCCGGTGGTCGCTCCCCCGTCCAGTGACCCGCACCGGTTCGGCCGGGTCGACGACGACGGCACAGTCTGGTTGATCACCTCCGCCGGTGAGCGCTCCATCGGGTCGTGGCAGGCCGGTGACCGCGAGGCGGCGTTCGCCCACTTCGGCCGCCGCTTCGATGACCTGGCCACCGAGGTCACCCTGATGGAGACCCGACTGGCATCGGGTTCCGGCGACGCGCGCAAGATCAAGGCGGCCGCCGCGGCCTTGGCCGAAACTCTGCCCACCGCAAGCGTTCTCGGTGATGTCGACGGGCTGGCCGATCGACTGGCCGCAATCCGGGATCACGCCGAGGAGACCGCCGCCGCCGACCGGGCACGGCGCGATGAACACCGCGCGACCCAGAGCGCCCGCAAGGAGGCGCTGGCCGCCGAGGCCGAGGAGCTGGCAGCCAATTCCACGCAGTGGAAGTCTGCGGGCGATCGGTTGCGCGCGATCCTCGACGAGTGGCGCACCATCACCGGCCTGGACCGCAAGACCGACGACGCGCTGTGGAAGCGATATTCGGCCGCGCGCGAGACGTTCAACCGCCGGCGCGGCTCACACTTCGCCGACCTCGACCGCGAACGTGCCGGGGCCAAGCAGGCCAAGGAGAAGCTGTGCGAGCGGGCCGAGGAGCTGTCGGGGTCCACGGACTGGGCCGCCACCTCGGCTGCGTTCCGGGATCTGCTGACGCAGTGGAAGGCCGCCGGGCGGGCGGCCAAGGATGTCGACGACACCCTGTGGCACCGGTTCAAGTCCGCGCAGGACACCTTCTTCGCCGCGCGCAACGCCATCAGCGCCGAACGTGACGCGGAGTTCACCGCCAACGCCACCGCCAAGGAGGCGCTGCTGGCCGAGGCGGAGAAGATCGACACCAGCAATCCTGATGCGGCCCGGGCCGCGCTGCGCACGATCACCGACAAGTGGGACGCCATCGGCAAGGTGCCGCGGGAGCGGCAGGCCGACCTGGAACGACGGCTGCGCGCGGTGGAGAAGAAGGTCCGCGACGCCGCCGATTCGGGGTGGACCGATCCGCAGGCCCAGGCCCGCGCCGAACAGTTCCGCGCCCGCGTCGAGCAGTTCGAGAAGCAGGCCGAGAAAGCCGAGGCGGCCGGGCGCACCAAGGAGGCCGCCGAGGCCAGGGCCAGCGCCGAGCAGTGGCGGCAGTGGGCCGACGCTGCGGTCGAGGCGCTGGGCAAGAAGCGCTAG
- a CDS encoding 4-alpha-glucanotransferase, producing MRAEPKPLPDDLRRLAAAHGVATSYRNERREPVEVDAEIVIRVLGLLDVDAGTEAARHTALAECNATSRSGALPPTIAVRVDGRARPLPGAVLLVGEDGSETAVREETPAGLAAGWYDVHTRDGSQSTLVAAPAQVPPTPATWGWMLQLYALRSGSSWGIGDFGDLREFVEWTAAEHGAGAVLLNPLHAPGPTHPVQPSPYTPSSRRFANPLALRIEDLDAYRHAAPRTRSEVDALLVSAATPRIDHDLVWSAKRAALELLWREAGRPDPLEGTTGDDGLANWATYCALAERYGGRWSRWPVGLRDVHGPAVGRERRALSPRIAFHAWVQQQCAAQLAAVRDSARRAGMALGVLHDLPVGVDAEGADAWALADVLAPGVSVGAPPDNFTPRGQDWGLPPWRPDRLAATGYRALREMLRAILSHADGLRIDHVAGLWRLWWIPPGDSPDRGTYVHYDAEVMLAVLSLEARRAGAVVVGEDLGTVEPEVTEALAANGMLGSAVAWFVRDESHPEQPLLPSAKWPARAAASLSTHDLPTAAGFLAGEHVRARAELGLLDDVAAEEKSAARERDEWVALLRSEGLLSSPDPGDAEIVVGMHRFLASTPSRLKLISPYDVIGERRQPNLPGTIDEYPNWRQPLPETFEELRADPRVAEIAALFGAQPQAAASGEQ from the coding sequence ATGCGAGCCGAACCGAAACCGCTACCCGACGACCTGCGTCGGCTGGCCGCCGCCCATGGTGTGGCCACCTCCTACCGCAACGAGCGGCGTGAGCCGGTCGAGGTGGACGCCGAGATCGTGATCCGGGTGCTGGGACTGCTCGATGTCGACGCCGGGACCGAGGCCGCCCGTCACACCGCGTTGGCGGAGTGCAACGCCACGAGCCGCAGCGGGGCGCTGCCGCCGACGATCGCCGTGCGCGTCGACGGCCGGGCACGGCCGCTGCCCGGCGCCGTGCTGTTGGTGGGTGAGGACGGCAGCGAAACCGCGGTGCGCGAGGAGACTCCCGCCGGGCTCGCGGCGGGCTGGTACGACGTGCATACCCGAGACGGCAGTCAGAGCACCCTGGTGGCGGCTCCCGCCCAGGTGCCGCCGACGCCGGCGACCTGGGGGTGGATGCTTCAGCTCTACGCGCTGCGATCGGGATCATCTTGGGGTATCGGGGATTTCGGTGATCTGCGGGAGTTCGTCGAGTGGACCGCCGCCGAACATGGGGCGGGCGCGGTGCTGCTGAACCCGCTGCATGCGCCCGGACCCACCCATCCGGTGCAGCCTTCGCCGTACACCCCGTCGAGTCGCCGATTCGCCAACCCGCTGGCGTTGCGCATCGAGGACCTCGACGCCTATCGACACGCTGCCCCGCGCACCCGGTCGGAGGTGGATGCCCTACTGGTGTCGGCGGCCACCCCCCGCATCGATCACGATCTCGTGTGGTCGGCCAAACGTGCGGCGCTGGAATTGCTGTGGCGGGAGGCGGGCAGACCCGACCCACTCGAGGGCACGACTGGCGATGACGGCCTGGCCAACTGGGCGACCTACTGCGCGCTCGCGGAACGCTACGGCGGCCGGTGGAGCCGGTGGCCCGTGGGGCTTCGTGATGTGCACGGGCCGGCGGTGGGCCGCGAGCGACGAGCACTGTCGCCGCGGATCGCCTTTCACGCCTGGGTGCAGCAGCAGTGCGCCGCGCAGTTGGCGGCCGTGCGCGACAGTGCGCGCCGGGCCGGGATGGCGCTCGGAGTACTGCACGACCTACCCGTGGGTGTCGACGCCGAAGGCGCCGACGCATGGGCGTTGGCCGACGTGCTGGCACCCGGCGTCAGCGTGGGCGCACCACCGGACAACTTCACTCCCCGCGGGCAGGACTGGGGCCTACCGCCGTGGCGCCCGGATCGGCTTGCCGCCACCGGCTACCGGGCTCTGCGGGAAATGCTGCGTGCCATCCTTTCTCACGCGGACGGTCTGCGGATCGACCATGTCGCGGGCCTGTGGCGGCTGTGGTGGATCCCACCCGGTGACAGCCCGGACCGGGGCACCTACGTGCACTATGACGCCGAGGTGATGCTGGCGGTGCTGTCGCTGGAGGCGCGCCGGGCCGGCGCGGTGGTGGTCGGTGAGGATTTGGGCACCGTCGAACCGGAGGTCACCGAGGCGCTGGCCGCCAACGGAATGCTCGGCTCTGCGGTCGCCTGGTTTGTGCGCGACGAGTCCCACCCGGAGCAACCCCTGTTGCCGTCGGCGAAGTGGCCGGCGCGGGCCGCGGCAAGCCTGTCCACACACGACCTTCCGACGGCGGCGGGATTCCTGGCCGGTGAACACGTGCGGGCCCGCGCCGAGTTGGGTCTTCTGGATGATGTTGCCGCCGAGGAGAAGTCGGCCGCCCGGGAGCGCGACGAGTGGGTGGCATTGCTGCGCTCGGAGGGACTGCTGTCGTCGCCGGATCCCGGGGACGCTGAGATCGTGGTCGGCATGCACCGATTCCTGGCGTCGACACCGAGCCGGCTGAAGCTGATCTCGCCCTATGACGTCATCGGCGAGCGTCGTCAGCCGAATCTGCCGGGCACCATCGACGAGTATCCGAACTGGCGTCAGCCGTTACCGGAGACCTTCGAGGAGTTGCGCGCCGATCCGCGGGTGGCCGAGATCGCGGCGCTGTTCGGCGCTCAACCGCAGGCCGCTGCATCCGGCGAGCAGTGA
- a CDS encoding alpha/beta fold hydrolase: MAVGARSGRTAMRVAMAVAVVVTGVALAVVLGLVVVLLSARLIDVPWVFLGAGYVALVASGVVAVLAVRRILRSTGTWRSTVAVSVGLAMITATIAHYTILDRFPSMPVEPDPPGVHYWSVPDGRLAYYHQSAAPMPGRRPPVVFLHGGPGTPGEGLPTGSAELAALGYDVYAYDQLGAGRSSRLSDVTHYTVEHAVDDLDAVRHLIGGEKMILIGRSWGGSLLAQYLARHPDHVERAVFVTPGTIWGGLKEDVGEPWPARDAAERREYEQLTGRARTLLQSILLEVNPNAAHSFVPDREADSWMRAVALTGRGATACSGPPRTPAHHNLQGFYSNQMLVADFAATADPRPALAQAHVPALVMAAQCDFVHWSVTRRYVDAIPGAVLVPVGNAGHGITEDQPVLFARLIAEFITGQPMEVPLWRSAADPWNRPAGG, encoded by the coding sequence GTGGCAGTAGGCGCTCGATCGGGGCGTACTGCGATGCGGGTGGCGATGGCGGTCGCGGTGGTCGTGACCGGGGTGGCGCTTGCCGTCGTGCTCGGCCTTGTCGTTGTGCTCCTTTCGGCCCGTCTCATCGACGTGCCGTGGGTCTTCCTCGGTGCCGGCTACGTTGCACTCGTGGCGAGCGGCGTGGTAGCCGTGCTCGCGGTTCGCAGGATTCTCCGGTCCACCGGCACGTGGCGATCGACCGTGGCAGTCAGCGTCGGCCTGGCGATGATCACGGCGACCATCGCTCACTACACCATCTTGGACCGATTCCCCTCGATGCCGGTCGAGCCCGATCCGCCGGGAGTTCACTACTGGTCGGTTCCCGACGGCCGACTCGCGTACTACCACCAATCGGCAGCTCCCATGCCCGGCAGGCGTCCACCCGTCGTGTTTCTGCACGGTGGTCCGGGGACGCCAGGAGAGGGATTACCAACGGGCAGTGCGGAACTGGCCGCGCTAGGCTACGACGTCTACGCCTACGACCAACTCGGAGCGGGACGTTCCTCCCGGTTGAGTGACGTCACCCACTACACCGTCGAGCACGCGGTCGACGATCTCGATGCAGTACGGCACTTGATCGGCGGTGAGAAGATGATCCTGATCGGCCGATCCTGGGGCGGTTCGCTGCTCGCCCAATACCTGGCGCGTCACCCTGACCACGTCGAGCGGGCGGTCTTTGTCACACCCGGAACCATCTGGGGTGGGCTCAAGGAGGACGTCGGCGAACCCTGGCCGGCACGAGACGCCGCGGAGCGCCGCGAGTACGAGCAGCTCACGGGACGAGCTCGAACTCTGCTGCAGAGCATTCTGCTCGAGGTCAACCCCAACGCAGCCCACTCCTTCGTGCCGGATCGGGAAGCCGACAGCTGGATGCGGGCGGTTGCCCTGACCGGTCGGGGCGCGACCGCGTGTTCTGGGCCGCCTCGAACCCCGGCTCATCACAACCTGCAGGGCTTCTACAGCAATCAGATGCTCGTCGCGGACTTCGCGGCAACTGCCGACCCTCGACCGGCCCTCGCGCAAGCGCATGTGCCGGCACTGGTGATGGCGGCACAATGTGATTTCGTCCACTGGTCGGTCACCCGGCGCTACGTCGATGCCATCCCTGGAGCAGTCCTCGTTCCCGTCGGCAATGCCGGACACGGCATCACCGAAGACCAGCCCGTATTGTTCGCCCGGCTGATCGCGGAGTTCATCACCGGGCAGCCCATGGAGGTACCGCTCTGGCGATCGGCGGCAGATCCGTGGAACCGGCCGGCCGGCGGCTGA
- a CDS encoding amino acid ABC transporter permease yields MWSKYSGQIFRAFWTTIQLTVFAAIGALILGTILAAMRLSPVPMLNWLGTAYVNVVRNTPLTLIILFCSFGLAQTLGITLADPKSPTSIADSNFRLAVLGLTVYTASFVCETIRSGVNTIPLGQAEAARSLGLTFGQNMRMVLLPQAFRAVIVPLGSVLIALTKNTTIASAIGVAEAALLMKEMIENTAALLAVGSIFAVGFLVLTLPLGLLFGWLGKRWAVAR; encoded by the coding sequence ATCTGGAGCAAGTACAGCGGCCAGATCTTCCGGGCATTCTGGACCACCATCCAGCTGACAGTGTTCGCCGCGATCGGCGCGCTGATCCTGGGGACGATCCTGGCCGCGATGCGGCTGTCACCGGTGCCGATGCTGAACTGGCTGGGCACCGCCTACGTCAACGTGGTGCGCAACACCCCGCTGACGCTGATCATCCTGTTCTGCTCGTTCGGGCTGGCCCAGACGCTGGGGATCACGCTGGCCGACCCGAAGTCGCCGACCTCGATCGCGGACAGCAACTTTCGGCTCGCCGTGCTCGGGTTGACGGTCTACACCGCGTCGTTCGTGTGCGAGACCATCCGCTCCGGGGTCAACACCATCCCGCTGGGGCAGGCCGAGGCGGCCCGCTCACTGGGCCTGACGTTCGGCCAGAACATGCGGATGGTGTTGCTGCCCCAGGCTTTCCGGGCGGTGATCGTCCCGTTGGGGTCGGTGCTGATCGCGTTGACCAAGAACACCACCATCGCCTCGGCGATCGGGGTGGCCGAGGCGGCGCTGCTGATGAAGGAGATGATCGAGAACACCGCCGCGCTGCTGGCGGTCGGCAGCATTTTCGCCGTCGGGTTCCTGGTGCTGACGCTGCCGCTGGGTCTGCTGTTCGGCTGGCTGGGCAAGAGATGGGCGGTGGCACGATGA
- the recX gene encoding recombination regulator RecX has translation MTFCPPQSTSDKRAEQAHAVCLRLLTVRSRTRSELAGQLDKRGYPDEVAESVLDRLAAVGLIDDADFAEQWVRSRRARGGKGKRALAAELRTKGVDDDVIAAALDDIDAGAERRLAEELVERKLRREALADTDDTKVMRRLVGMLARRGYSQSLAVAVVSDGLAAERERRRV, from the coding sequence ATGACGTTCTGCCCGCCCCAGTCGACTTCTGACAAGCGCGCTGAGCAGGCGCACGCGGTGTGCCTGCGCCTGCTCACCGTGCGGTCAAGAACTCGCTCGGAGTTGGCCGGTCAGCTCGACAAGCGTGGCTATCCCGACGAGGTCGCCGAATCGGTACTCGACCGGTTGGCCGCGGTCGGGCTGATCGACGATGCCGACTTCGCCGAACAGTGGGTGCGGTCCCGGCGAGCGCGGGGCGGAAAAGGCAAGCGCGCGTTAGCTGCTGAGCTGCGAACCAAAGGTGTCGATGACGACGTGATCGCGGCCGCCCTTGACGATATCGACGCCGGAGCCGAGCGGCGGCTGGCCGAGGAGTTGGTGGAGCGCAAACTGCGCCGCGAGGCGCTGGCCGACACCGACGACACCAAGGTGATGCGCAGACTGGTCGGCATGCTGGCCCGGCGTGGCTACAGCCAGAGCTTGGCGGTCGCGGTGGTCAGCGACGGACTGGCCGCAGAGCGGGAACGCCGCCGGGTCTGA
- a CDS encoding amino acid ABC transporter ATP-binding protein, with amino-acid sequence MISIKGVNKHFGDLHVLKDIDLEVDRGQVVVVLGPSGSGKSTLCRTINRLETIDSGTIAIDGEQLPAEGRKLAQLRSDVGMVFQSFNLFAHKTILENVTLAPTKVRKISKEQARDRALALLERVGVANQADKYPAQLSGGQQQRVAIARSLAMDPKVILFDEPTSALDPEMVNEVLAVMTSLASEGMTMVVVTHEMGFARRAAHRVVFMADGSIVEDATPDEFFTSPRSDRAKDFLGKILNH; translated from the coding sequence ATGATCTCAATCAAGGGCGTCAATAAGCACTTCGGCGACCTGCACGTACTCAAAGACATTGATCTCGAAGTCGATCGCGGTCAGGTGGTGGTGGTGCTGGGCCCGTCCGGGTCAGGCAAGTCCACATTGTGCCGCACGATCAACCGGCTCGAGACCATCGATAGCGGCACCATCGCGATCGACGGCGAGCAACTCCCCGCTGAAGGGCGCAAGCTGGCCCAGCTGCGCTCGGATGTCGGCATGGTGTTCCAGTCGTTCAATCTATTCGCCCACAAGACGATCCTGGAGAACGTCACGTTGGCGCCGACGAAGGTGCGCAAGATCTCCAAGGAACAGGCCAGGGACCGAGCACTGGCGCTCCTGGAACGCGTCGGGGTGGCCAACCAGGCCGACAAATACCCTGCTCAGCTCTCCGGCGGTCAGCAGCAGCGGGTGGCGATCGCCCGGTCGCTGGCGATGGACCCGAAGGTGATCCTGTTCGACGAGCCGACCAGTGCTCTGGACCCTGAGATGGTCAACGAGGTACTGGCGGTGATGACCTCGCTGGCATCCGAGGGCATGACCATGGTCGTCGTCACCCATGAGATGGGCTTCGCCCGCCGGGCTGCGCACCGGGTGGTGTTCATGGCTGACGGGTCGATCGTCGAGGACGCCACCCCCGACGAGTTCTTCACCAGTCCGCGCTCGGACCGCGCCAAGGACTTCCTCGGCAAGATCCTCAACCACTAG
- a CDS encoding Rv2732c family membrane protein yields the protein MNRPENDGWESYRAEIEAAERKVAGEIQPGARAMVVAILVFVLLVSLILPHTGGARGVDVLAGDDVAIRAGIALPSRIFSWLALVFGVGFSMLALLTRRWALAWVALAGCGLASALGMLAVWSRQTAFGHPGPGIGLILGWITVILLTFHWARVVWTRTAVQLAAEEQRRREASERQSRTLLEEVDRREHGEQTPPPVEPTDGAS from the coding sequence ATGAATCGCCCGGAGAACGACGGATGGGAGTCCTACCGCGCCGAGATCGAGGCGGCCGAGCGCAAGGTGGCCGGTGAGATCCAGCCCGGCGCGCGCGCCATGGTGGTGGCGATCCTGGTCTTCGTGTTGTTGGTGTCGCTGATCCTGCCGCACACCGGCGGTGCCCGCGGCGTGGACGTGCTCGCCGGCGACGACGTGGCCATCCGGGCGGGGATCGCCCTTCCGTCGCGGATATTCAGTTGGCTCGCACTGGTTTTCGGTGTCGGCTTCTCGATGCTGGCGCTGCTCACCCGGCGTTGGGCGTTGGCCTGGGTGGCGCTGGCGGGCTGCGGGCTGGCCAGCGCCCTGGGCATGCTCGCGGTGTGGTCGCGCCAGACCGCCTTCGGTCACCCGGGTCCCGGTATCGGTCTGATCCTGGGCTGGATCACGGTGATCCTGCTGACTTTCCACTGGGCGCGGGTGGTCTGGACCCGCACCGCGGTCCAGCTGGCCGCCGAGGAGCAGCGTCGCCGCGAGGCCTCCGAGCGCCAGTCCCGGACATTGCTCGAGGAGGTCGACCGCCGGGAACACGGTGAGCAGACACCCCCGCCCGTGGAGCCCACCGACGGGGCCTCCTAA
- a CDS encoding LLM class F420-dependent oxidoreductase, with translation MRISAKLAPTFDYPQLEQFWRAADDLGFEAVWNYDHFYGLVDNTKPTHEGWTTLAAMAAVTRRARVGCMVTGVTYRNPAILAKMAVTVDHISGGRLDFGIGAGWHEAEHRGYGIEFPSAGTRVAMLDEALTVIRRLWTEESVTFAGRFYTLTDAICEPKPIQRPHPPIVVGGSGPKMLRVIARHADEWNMPSHQGPREWGEANARLDAACAEVGRDPAAVSRGVQLFLHPREPEQVSGQLDLLAQYEDLGCQHAVLSFYQPPDAELLARCAALR, from the coding sequence ATGCGAATCTCGGCCAAGCTGGCGCCCACATTCGACTACCCGCAGCTCGAGCAGTTCTGGCGTGCCGCCGACGATCTCGGTTTCGAGGCGGTGTGGAACTACGACCACTTCTACGGCCTGGTCGACAACACCAAGCCCACCCACGAGGGCTGGACCACGCTGGCAGCGATGGCCGCTGTGACGCGACGGGCACGGGTGGGCTGCATGGTGACCGGGGTGACCTACCGCAACCCCGCGATCCTGGCCAAGATGGCCGTCACCGTCGATCACATCAGCGGCGGACGGCTGGATTTCGGTATCGGTGCGGGCTGGCATGAGGCGGAGCATCGCGGATACGGCATCGAATTCCCCAGTGCCGGAACGCGCGTCGCGATGCTCGATGAGGCCCTGACCGTGATCCGCCGGCTGTGGACCGAGGAGTCCGTGACCTTCGCGGGCCGCTTCTACACACTGACCGACGCGATCTGCGAACCGAAACCGATTCAGCGGCCACACCCGCCGATCGTCGTCGGCGGGTCGGGTCCGAAGATGCTGCGCGTGATCGCCCGGCATGCCGACGAGTGGAACATGCCCAGCCATCAGGGTCCGCGGGAGTGGGGCGAGGCCAACGCCCGGCTCGACGCGGCCTGCGCCGAGGTCGGCCGCGATCCCGCCGCCGTCAGCAGAGGGGTGCAGCTGTTCCTGCACCCGCGCGAACCCGAACAGGTCAGCGGCCAACTTGATCTGCTGGCGCAGTACGAAGATCTGGGCTGCCAACACGCGGTGCTGAGCTTCTACCAACCGCCCGATGCCGAATTGCTGGCACGCTGCGCCGCACTTCGCTGA
- the miaB gene encoding tRNA (N6-isopentenyl adenosine(37)-C2)-methylthiotransferase MiaB, with the protein MRSVTSVLTQGHDADDPSRSAAGRTYQVRTYGCQMNVHDSERLAGLLEAAGYRRAAEGADADVVVFNTCAVRENADNKLYGNISHLAPRKQSDPDMQIAVGGCLAQKDRENLLKKAPWVDVVFGTHNIGSLPALLERARHNREAQVEIAESLREFPSTLPAARESAYAAWVSISVGCNNTCTFCIVPALRGREVDRRPADILAEVRSLVDQGVLEVTLLGQNVNAYGVSFADEDVPRDRGAFAALLRSCGDIDGLERVRFTSPHPAEFTDDVIEAMAQTPNVCPALHMPLQSGSDRVLRAMRRSYRAEKYLGIIDRVRAAMPNAAITTDIIVGFPGETDADFEATLDVVRAARFSAAFTFQYSKRPGTPAAELDGQLPKEVVQERYLRLLEVQEQISWEENAALIGTQVELLVATGEGRKDASTARMSGRARDGRLVHFTPGDTEVRPGDVLTTTVTGAAPHHLIADAPVLDYRRTRAGDAHAAGQRPRTTGLGLPTVGRPVTVEPTGCGQ; encoded by the coding sequence ATGAGGTCCGTGACATCGGTGCTGACCCAGGGGCATGACGCGGACGATCCGTCCCGCTCGGCGGCCGGTCGCACCTATCAGGTGCGCACCTACGGCTGCCAGATGAACGTCCACGACTCCGAGCGTCTGGCCGGCCTGCTCGAAGCTGCCGGATACCGCCGGGCCGCCGAAGGCGCTGATGCCGACGTAGTGGTGTTCAACACCTGCGCGGTGCGGGAGAACGCTGACAACAAGCTGTACGGCAACATCAGCCACCTGGCGCCGCGTAAGCAGTCCGACCCCGACATGCAGATCGCTGTCGGCGGTTGCCTGGCCCAGAAGGACCGGGAGAACCTGCTGAAGAAGGCGCCCTGGGTCGACGTGGTCTTCGGCACCCACAACATCGGATCGCTGCCCGCCCTGCTCGAACGTGCCCGACACAACCGTGAGGCCCAGGTCGAGATCGCCGAATCGCTGCGCGAATTCCCCTCGACGCTGCCCGCTGCCCGTGAATCTGCTTATGCCGCATGGGTTTCCATCTCAGTGGGTTGCAACAACACCTGCACGTTCTGCATCGTGCCCGCGTTGCGGGGCAGGGAAGTGGACCGTCGGCCCGCCGACATCCTTGCCGAGGTGCGCTCCCTGGTGGACCAGGGCGTGCTGGAAGTCACTTTGCTCGGGCAGAACGTGAACGCCTACGGCGTCTCGTTCGCCGATGAGGACGTGCCCCGCGACCGCGGCGCCTTCGCCGCCCTGCTACGCAGCTGCGGTGACATCGACGGCCTCGAGCGGGTCAGGTTCACCTCGCCGCACCCGGCCGAGTTCACCGACGACGTCATCGAAGCCATGGCACAGACACCCAACGTGTGTCCCGCCCTGCACATGCCGCTGCAGTCCGGCTCCGACCGGGTGCTGCGGGCGATGCGCCGCTCGTACCGCGCCGAGAAGTACCTCGGCATCATCGACCGGGTCCGCGCGGCCATGCCGAACGCGGCCATCACCACCGACATCATCGTCGGGTTCCCAGGGGAAACCGACGCGGACTTCGAGGCCACCCTTGACGTCGTGCGCGCGGCCCGGTTCTCGGCGGCGTTCACCTTCCAGTATTCCAAGCGGCCCGGCACCCCGGCCGCCGAACTCGACGGACAGCTGCCCAAAGAGGTTGTGCAGGAACGATATCTGCGTCTCCTGGAAGTGCAGGAGCAGATCTCCTGGGAGGAGAACGCCGCGCTTATCGGCACCCAGGTCGAGCTTCTGGTCGCCACCGGTGAGGGCCGCAAGGACGCCAGCACCGCCCGGATGAGCGGACGGGCGCGCGACGGCCGGCTGGTGCACTTCACCCCGGGCGACACCGAGGTGCGCCCCGGTGACGTCCTCACCACCACCGTCACCGGCGCGGCCCCGCACCACCTGATCGCCGACGCGCCGGTGCTCGACTATCGGCGCACCCGTGCGGGTGACGCGCACGCGGCGGGGCAGCGGCCCCGCACCACCGGATTGGGTCTGCCGACAGTGGGTAGGCCGGTCACGGTCGAACCGACGGGATGTGGCCAATGA